In a genomic window of Hyphomonas sp.:
- a CDS encoding pyridoxamine 5'-phosphate oxidase family protein codes for MTQLADKDLTETFWDRLEDCRTGMLVIDGRAVPMSHYVDESQRELWFITAKGTYMAEHAKGGQAHYVLCNDKEGLYASLSGRLTPEINKEKLDEYWSFIAASWYEDGKQDPDVLLLKLSLDHGEVWTSKGGAKFVYEIAKANLTDEKPDIGEHFEVRF; via the coding sequence ATGACCCAACTCGCCGACAAGGACCTGACAGAAACCTTCTGGGACCGTCTCGAAGACTGCCGCACCGGCATGCTCGTGATCGATGGCCGGGCGGTGCCGATGTCCCACTATGTGGATGAGAGCCAGCGCGAACTCTGGTTCATCACCGCCAAGGGCACTTACATGGCCGAACACGCCAAGGGCGGGCAGGCGCATTATGTCCTGTGCAATGACAAGGAGGGCCTCTATGCCAGCCTGTCCGGCCGCCTGACGCCGGAGATCAACAAGGAAAAGCTCGACGAATATTGGAGCTTCATTGCCGCCAGCTGGTACGAAGACGGCAAGCAGGACCCGGACGTGCTGTTGCTGAAACTGTCACTCGATCATGGAGAAGTCTGGACGTCGAAGGGCGGCGCGAAGTTCGTGTATGAAATTGCCAAGGCCAATCTGACCGATGAGAAACCGGACATTGGTGAGCATTTCGAAGTGCGTTTCTAG
- a CDS encoding aminodeoxychorismate/anthranilate synthase component II, translating into MSRKKILVIDNYDSFTWNLVHYLEELGAQTRVVRNDELTVEEALASGADGILLSPGPCSPNEAGICVALIQQAPDDLPILGVCLGHQSIGQAFGGKVITAREIRHGKLSEIRQTGGDLFEGLPDTYQVVRYHSLAVKPDDLPDALVADAFTEDGEVMALHHRTRPVYGVQFHPESILTEHGHALLKNWLDRL; encoded by the coding sequence ATGAGCCGGAAGAAAATCCTCGTCATCGACAATTATGACAGCTTCACCTGGAATCTTGTCCATTACCTGGAAGAGCTGGGCGCCCAGACACGCGTTGTCCGCAATGATGAGCTGACCGTGGAGGAGGCGCTTGCCAGCGGCGCGGACGGCATCCTCCTGTCTCCTGGCCCATGCTCCCCGAACGAAGCCGGCATCTGCGTGGCCCTGATCCAGCAGGCTCCGGACGACCTGCCGATCCTCGGCGTATGCCTTGGCCACCAATCCATCGGCCAGGCCTTTGGTGGCAAGGTCATCACCGCGCGCGAAATCCGTCATGGCAAGCTGTCAGAGATCCGTCAGACCGGCGGAGACCTGTTCGAGGGGCTTCCGGACACCTATCAGGTGGTTCGCTACCATTCCCTCGCCGTCAAGCCGGATGACCTGCCGGACGCGCTGGTCGCAGACGCCTTCACCGAGGATGGCGAAGTCATGGCCCTGCACCACAGGACGCGGCCGGTCTACGGGGTGCAATTCCATCCGGAAAGCATCCTCACCGAACACGGCCACGCCTTGCTGAAGAACTGGCTGGACCGGCTCTAG
- the trpE gene encoding anthranilate synthase component I produces the protein MSTARLIVRRRIGDIETPVAAMLKLGAEAPGSFLFESIAGGERLGRYSFIGLEPDRWFRILDGKAQTASNAGFSDARTLDGEPVEALKAFARDARAEADEALPPMASGAFGYVGYDMIQYVEPVEITKPDMLGVPEALLVIPRIVIVFDHIYQEILLIGRIEGGNEAEINALLDDVETRLERLPQMPPKDQEPAPVDLQSNTSKERYFEIVDRCKEYIRAGDIFQVVPSQRFSAPFPRQSISYYRALRRLNPSAFMFHMNLGTVSLVGSSPEILVRVRDGRVAIRPIAGTRPRSGNDEEDARRAASLLADPKEIAEHLMLLDLGRNDVGRVAAYGSVTVTEQFIVERYSHVMHIVSHVEGDLREGLDSVDALFAGFPAGTVSGAPKIRAMQIINEMESHRRGIYGGAVGYFGWNGDLDTCIALRTAVLKDGQLHIQAGGGVVLDSDPQYEYDETVHKAGALKRAAELAAAYEFDQ, from the coding sequence ATGAGCACGGCAAGACTGATCGTCCGGCGTCGGATCGGCGACATCGAAACGCCGGTCGCGGCGATGCTGAAACTCGGCGCGGAAGCGCCCGGCAGTTTTCTGTTTGAATCCATCGCCGGCGGCGAGCGTCTCGGCCGCTATTCCTTTATCGGGCTGGAGCCGGACCGCTGGTTCCGCATCCTCGATGGCAAGGCACAGACCGCCAGCAATGCAGGTTTCTCCGACGCCCGGACGCTGGACGGCGAACCGGTCGAGGCCCTGAAAGCCTTCGCCCGTGACGCCCGTGCCGAGGCCGATGAGGCACTGCCGCCCATGGCGTCCGGCGCCTTCGGCTATGTCGGCTATGACATGATCCAGTATGTCGAGCCGGTGGAAATCACCAAGCCGGACATGCTCGGCGTGCCGGAGGCACTGCTGGTCATTCCGCGCATCGTCATCGTGTTCGATCACATCTATCAGGAGATCCTGCTGATCGGCCGCATCGAAGGCGGCAACGAGGCAGAGATCAACGCCCTACTCGATGATGTGGAAACGCGACTGGAGCGCCTGCCCCAGATGCCGCCCAAGGATCAGGAACCGGCCCCGGTCGACCTGCAATCCAACACGTCGAAAGAGCGCTATTTCGAGATCGTTGATCGCTGCAAGGAGTACATTCGCGCAGGCGACATCTTTCAGGTTGTGCCGAGCCAGCGTTTCTCCGCGCCCTTCCCGCGCCAGTCGATCAGCTATTATCGCGCGCTGCGCCGGCTGAACCCGTCAGCCTTCATGTTCCACATGAACCTCGGCACGGTCAGCCTTGTCGGCTCCAGCCCGGAAATTCTGGTCCGTGTCCGCGATGGCCGAGTGGCCATTCGCCCGATCGCCGGCACCCGCCCGCGCAGTGGCAATGACGAGGAAGATGCCCGCCGCGCCGCGAGCCTTCTGGCCGATCCGAAGGAGATCGCCGAACACCTCATGCTGCTGGATCTTGGCCGCAATGATGTGGGCCGCGTTGCCGCCTATGGCAGTGTGACGGTGACGGAGCAATTCATCGTCGAACGCTACTCCCATGTCATGCACATTGTCAGCCATGTCGAAGGCGACCTGCGCGAAGGGCTCGACAGTGTCGACGCCTTGTTCGCAGGCTTCCCGGCAGGTACTGTTTCCGGCGCACCAAAGATCCGCGCCATGCAGATCATCAACGAAATGGAATCCCATCGCCGCGGCATCTATGGCGGCGCTGTGGGGTATTTCGGCTGGAATGGCGATCTCGACACCTGTATCGCGCTGCGCACCGCTGTGCTGAAGGACGGCCAGCTGCACATTCAGGCCGGCGGCGGGGTCGTGCTCGATTCCGACCCCCAGTACGAATATGACGAGACCGTCCACAAGGCAGGCGCCCTTAAGCGCGCAGCCGAACTGGCAGCAGCCTATGAGTTCGACCAATGA
- a CDS encoding SurA N-terminal domain-containing protein has protein sequence MKSLMNSFVGKIIIMIIIAGMAFWGVDQMFAQLRGGLGSDMAKAGSRGFDAAVFDRRVETVLRNINAEADEPMTKPELLEDGLIDQIFQLESAKLTLLGYADSIGVRPSTDAVVEELRNTDAFKNPLTGSLDLDTYRQALYNARISQQEYEQQLSDDLALKAMREGTIAAINPPSALTALQARYLTEQRNVAWFVLDTTSLPEPAAPTEEDVRAYYDENLEALKQPERRMIDVLRMSAEDFLSEVTVTDQEVATVYEASKSERYSEPDTRTFVELLFSTREAARTAFGLLAGGADPASLEGVVSRETRTGRRESVSDPILAEAMFGAGKQSGALFGPSERGDQWLVARLVSVQPGAVFPLEQVEEEIRDQLARERAGVVLYEKMEALDRAIGAGYPLSQIAEEVGVPLITYAPVDQSGRTREGVLMAGLVQAGEAFQQAFEVPVGETSNRFDIGEASYLVSPRKIIESYTPEFEELREEVREGLVFQRQQDGVQSALDDLKRRIESGETTLEAEARAAGEVVETPLAPVTRRTAGEAGLPNAALGPIFTGKQGDVFTLPSRDGNAVMVMQLTDITEPSDEEMTALSSIARASLTSDLSSDLAQAVDAEIAAAMKLRTNQGALNAYKASISSDQ, from the coding sequence ATGAAAAGCCTGATGAATTCCTTCGTCGGCAAGATTATTATCATGATCATCATCGCGGGGATGGCCTTCTGGGGCGTGGACCAGATGTTTGCCCAGCTGCGCGGCGGACTGGGCTCCGACATGGCCAAGGCCGGCAGCCGCGGCTTCGATGCCGCCGTGTTTGACCGCCGCGTCGAAACCGTGCTGCGGAACATCAATGCCGAGGCCGATGAGCCGATGACCAAGCCGGAATTGCTCGAGGACGGCCTGATCGACCAGATCTTCCAGCTCGAATCCGCCAAGCTGACCCTGCTCGGCTATGCCGATTCGATCGGCGTACGCCCGTCCACCGATGCCGTGGTGGAGGAACTGCGCAACACGGACGCCTTTAAGAACCCGCTGACCGGCTCGCTCGATCTCGATACGTATCGCCAGGCGCTCTACAATGCCCGGATCAGCCAGCAGGAATACGAGCAGCAGCTCTCCGACGATCTCGCCCTCAAGGCGATGCGCGAAGGCACGATCGCGGCCATCAATCCGCCGAGCGCCCTGACCGCGCTGCAGGCGCGTTACCTCACTGAACAGCGCAATGTCGCCTGGTTCGTCCTCGACACGACCAGCCTGCCGGAACCGGCCGCGCCGACCGAGGAGGATGTCCGCGCCTATTATGACGAGAACCTCGAAGCCCTGAAGCAACCGGAACGCCGGATGATCGACGTGCTGCGCATGTCGGCCGAGGATTTCCTGTCCGAGGTCACCGTCACCGACCAGGAAGTGGCCACGGTCTACGAGGCCAGCAAGTCAGAGCGCTATTCCGAGCCCGATACCCGCACCTTTGTCGAACTGCTCTTCTCGACCCGCGAAGCGGCCCGCACGGCCTTTGGCCTGCTGGCAGGTGGCGCAGACCCGGCCAGCCTCGAAGGCGTTGTCTCCCGCGAGACCCGCACAGGCCGCCGGGAAAGCGTCTCCGACCCCATTCTCGCCGAAGCCATGTTCGGCGCCGGCAAGCAGAGCGGCGCCCTGTTCGGCCCCAGCGAGCGCGGGGACCAATGGCTGGTCGCCCGGCTCGTCTCGGTCCAGCCAGGCGCGGTCTTCCCCCTGGAACAGGTTGAAGAGGAAATCCGTGACCAACTCGCCCGCGAGCGGGCCGGCGTGGTCCTCTACGAAAAGATGGAAGCCCTCGATCGCGCCATCGGCGCCGGCTATCCGCTCAGCCAGATTGCCGAGGAAGTCGGCGTCCCGCTGATCACCTATGCCCCGGTCGATCAGTCCGGTCGCACCCGTGAGGGCGTCCTGATGGCAGGCCTCGTCCAGGCAGGCGAAGCGTTCCAGCAGGCCTTCGAAGTGCCGGTTGGCGAAACCAGCAACCGGTTCGACATTGGCGAAGCGAGCTATCTCGTGTCACCCCGCAAGATCATCGAAAGCTACACCCCGGAATTCGAGGAGCTGCGCGAGGAAGTCCGCGAAGGCTTGGTCTTCCAGCGCCAGCAGGATGGCGTGCAATCCGCGCTCGACGATCTGAAGAGACGGATCGAGTCCGGCGAGACCACACTCGAGGCCGAGGCCCGCGCCGCCGGCGAAGTGGTGGAAACGCCCCTCGCGCCGGTCACCCGCCGCACGGCCGGAGAAGCCGGCCTGCCCAATGCCGCGCTCGGTCCGATCTTCACCGGCAAGCAGGGTGACGTCTTCACGCTGCCCAGCCGGGACGGCAATGCCGTCATGGTCATGCAGCTGACGGACATCACCGAACCGAGCGACGAGGAGATGACGGCGCTCTCGTCCATCGCCCGCGCCAGTCTCACCTCGGACCTGTCCTCCGACCTGGCGCAGGCCGTCGATGCCGAAATCGCTGCCGCGATGAAGCTGCGCACCAATCAGGGCGCCCTGAACGCCTACAAGGCCTCGATCTCGTCGGACCAATGA
- the tpiA gene encoding triose-phosphate isomerase, whose product MTRTLIAGNWKMNGLKASLGEIRDAAAGVGQGKAGVEALLCVPATLLALAAEAVHGSALKIGGETCHPAESGAHTGDISAEMLADAGASHVIVGHSERRTDHGETNEIVAAQAEAALRAGLTPIICIGESLDQRKAGETLDFVASQIAGSIPDGAEADQIVLAYEPIWAIGTGEVASPAQIDEVHTAIRARLADRFGADAASRIPLLYGGSMKPGNAAEILDVADVNGGLIGGASLKAEDFLAIYAQAK is encoded by the coding sequence ATGACCAGAACACTTATTGCAGGGAATTGGAAGATGAACGGCCTGAAGGCCAGCCTGGGGGAAATCCGCGATGCTGCTGCAGGCGTGGGTCAGGGCAAGGCCGGGGTCGAGGCCCTGCTATGTGTGCCGGCGACGCTGCTGGCGCTGGCAGCCGAGGCGGTCCACGGTTCTGCGCTGAAAATTGGGGGCGAGACCTGCCATCCCGCCGAAAGCGGCGCGCATACGGGCGACATTTCCGCGGAAATGCTGGCCGATGCAGGGGCGAGCCATGTGATTGTCGGCCATTCGGAGCGGCGCACCGATCATGGCGAGACCAATGAGATCGTGGCCGCGCAGGCGGAAGCCGCGCTGCGGGCCGGCCTGACCCCGATCATCTGCATTGGCGAGAGCCTGGACCAGCGCAAGGCCGGCGAGACGCTGGATTTCGTGGCCAGCCAGATTGCCGGGTCTATCCCGGACGGCGCCGAAGCGGACCAGATCGTGCTGGCCTATGAGCCAATCTGGGCCATCGGGACCGGCGAAGTGGCCAGCCCGGCGCAGATTGATGAAGTGCACACGGCGATTCGCGCGCGTCTGGCAGACCGGTTCGGCGCCGACGCGGCGAGCCGGATCCCGCTGCTCTACGGGGGCAGCATGAAGCCCGGAAATGCGGCTGAAATCCTGGACGTGGCGGATGTGAATGGCGGCCTGATTGGCGGTGCAAGCTTGAAGGCAGAGGATTTCCTCGCCATTTACGCCCAAGCAAAGTAA
- the secG gene encoding preprotein translocase subunit SecG: protein MQNVILVVHIIACLVMTGLVLIQKSEGGGLGIGGGGGGGAGSLMSGRGAAGALVRSTIMFGGIFFLTSLGLTTLANRNNDTRTEVERALGADEEGASGPVDLLDPTAPLLEGQDGLGTTPTPAPATDAPAELVDPTADLPTADPAEEPAPTEGNPQ, encoded by the coding sequence ATGCAGAATGTCATTCTCGTCGTCCACATCATTGCCTGTCTTGTCATGACGGGCCTGGTCCTGATCCAGAAATCCGAAGGCGGCGGCCTCGGCATTGGCGGGGGCGGCGGTGGCGGCGCCGGATCGTTGATGTCCGGACGCGGTGCAGCCGGCGCGCTGGTGCGGTCGACCATCATGTTTGGCGGCATCTTCTTTCTGACCAGCCTGGGCCTGACCACGCTGGCCAATCGCAACAATGACACGCGCACCGAAGTCGAGCGCGCGCTGGGCGCCGACGAGGAGGGTGCGAGCGGACCGGTCGACCTGCTGGATCCGACGGCGCCGCTGCTGGAAGGCCAGGACGGTCTGGGCACAACCCCGACTCCGGCCCCGGCGACCGATGCCCCGGCCGAACTGGTCGATCCGACGGCCGACCTGCCGACGGCGGACCCGGCAGAGGAGCCTGCCCCGACCGAGGGCAATCCCCAGTAA
- a CDS encoding CTP synthase, translating to MIRYIFITGGVVSSLGKGIASAALGALLQARGYKVRLRKLDPYLNVDPGTMSPRQHGEVYVTDDGAETDLDLGHYERFTGVSARQSDNITTGRIYKHIIEKERRGDYLGATIQVIPHVTNEIKDFVLSDPGEDVEFVLCEIGGTVGDIEGLPFFEAIRQLGQELGPERACFIHLTLLPYIPAAGEMKTKPTQHSVKELRSIGIQPQVLLCRCDRPIPENEKGKIASFCNVRPSSVIEARDVGHIYDVPEAYHAEGLDKEVLSHFGIKDAPEPDLTGWHQIAHTTHHPDGHVCIGLVGKYTDVPDAYKSVAEALAHGGLANKVKVDIRLINSEEFDDEARPLDILEGVHGIILPGGFGERGAHGKMRAARFAREREVPCFGICYGMQMSVIEAARNMAGIEDANTTENDPETDAPLVGLMEEWTKGNEKVLRDANTDKGGTMRLGAYPARLKPGSKVAEIYGSLDISERHRHRYEVNAGYIEALEKAGGLFSGLSPDGQLPEIFEIPSHPWFIGVQYHPELKSRPFEPHPLFASFIGAAVKQSRLV from the coding sequence ATGATCCGCTATATTTTCATTACAGGCGGCGTGGTGTCCTCCCTTGGCAAGGGTATCGCTTCCGCCGCACTCGGCGCATTGCTTCAGGCGCGTGGCTACAAGGTCCGCCTGCGCAAGCTTGACCCCTATCTGAATGTCGATCCCGGCACGATGAGCCCCCGCCAGCATGGTGAGGTCTATGTCACCGATGACGGCGCAGAGACCGATCTGGACCTCGGCCATTATGAGCGTTTCACCGGTGTCTCGGCGCGCCAGTCGGACAACATCACGACGGGCCGCATCTACAAGCACATCATCGAGAAGGAACGCCGCGGCGACTATCTGGGCGCGACGATCCAGGTGATCCCGCACGTCACCAACGAGATCAAGGATTTCGTCCTGTCCGATCCGGGCGAGGATGTGGAGTTCGTCCTGTGCGAGATCGGCGGCACGGTGGGCGACATTGAAGGCCTGCCCTTCTTCGAGGCAATCCGCCAACTCGGCCAGGAACTCGGTCCGGAGCGCGCCTGCTTCATCCATTTGACGCTGCTGCCCTATATCCCGGCGGCCGGCGAGATGAAAACCAAGCCGACCCAGCACTCGGTGAAGGAGCTGCGCTCCATCGGTATTCAGCCGCAAGTGCTGCTGTGCCGGTGCGACCGGCCGATTCCCGAAAACGAGAAGGGCAAGATTGCCAGCTTCTGCAATGTGCGCCCGTCGAGCGTCATCGAGGCGCGCGATGTGGGCCATATCTATGATGTGCCGGAAGCCTATCATGCCGAGGGGCTGGACAAGGAAGTCCTCTCCCATTTCGGCATCAAGGATGCGCCCGAGCCAGACCTGACCGGCTGGCACCAGATTGCCCACACGACCCATCATCCCGATGGCCATGTCTGTATCGGCCTTGTGGGCAAGTACACCGATGTGCCGGATGCCTACAAATCCGTTGCCGAGGCGCTGGCGCATGGGGGCCTGGCCAACAAGGTGAAGGTCGACATCCGCCTGATCAATTCCGAGGAATTCGATGACGAGGCGCGGCCGCTGGACATTCTGGAAGGCGTGCACGGCATCATCCTGCCGGGCGGCTTCGGCGAACGGGGCGCGCATGGCAAGATGCGGGCGGCGCGGTTTGCCCGCGAGCGCGAGGTGCCGTGTTTCGGCATCTGCTATGGCATGCAGATGTCCGTGATCGAGGCGGCCCGCAACATGGCCGGCATCGAGGACGCGAACACGACCGAGAATGATCCCGAGACCGATGCGCCGCTGGTCGGCCTGATGGAAGAGTGGACCAAGGGCAATGAAAAGGTCCTGCGCGATGCCAATACCGACAAGGGCGGCACGATGCGCCTCGGCGCCTATCCGGCGCGCCTGAAGCCGGGCAGCAAGGTGGCCGAAATCTATGGCTCGCTGGACATTTCCGAACGCCATCGCCACCGCTATGAGGTGAATGCCGGGTATATCGAGGCGCTGGAAAAGGCTGGCGGCCTGTTCTCCGGCCTGTCGCCGGACGGCCAGTTGCCGGAAATCTTCGAGATCCCGTCTCACCCCTGGTTCATTGGCGTGCAATATCACCCGGAACTCAAATCCCGCCCGTTCGAGCCGCATCCGCTGTTTGCGAGCTTTATTGGTGCAGCGGTGAAACAGAGCCGGCTGGTTTAG
- a CDS encoding cyclopropane-fatty-acyl-phospholipid synthase family protein yields the protein MTEVIKASSQSIRNLKDVPASFRLAAFALLNTREGSISFVLPDDRVLEYRHDSDGPHATLIVHDYDFVKRALAGGDVGFAEAYMDGQWSTPNLTEVLRFFSANFDNIGKLAVGGALVRWINMVRHMFNRNSREGAKKNIMAHYDLGNDFYSLWLDPSMTYSSAIFDNPNMSLEQGQHNKYRNICDRINAGPSSEILEIGCGWGGFAEYAARQRGSKVTCLTISPSQRDFAMQRMQKQGLSERVEIRLEDYRDHKGTYDGVASIEMFEAVGESYWPSYFAKIFESLKQGGKAALQIITIDDDLFPRYRKRVDFIQRHIFPGGMLPSEKALKGQFQSAGLRHDGVTYFGQDYARTCREWARDFNANWDTISKLDFDEPFRRMWNFYLSYCEAGFTDGRINVGQFQVSKA from the coding sequence ATGACCGAGGTCATCAAAGCCAGCAGCCAGTCCATCCGGAACCTGAAGGATGTTCCGGCAAGTTTCCGACTGGCAGCCTTTGCCCTGCTGAACACGCGCGAGGGCAGCATTTCCTTTGTTCTGCCGGATGACCGTGTCCTCGAATACCGGCACGATTCAGATGGTCCGCACGCGACCCTGATCGTGCATGATTATGACTTCGTGAAACGGGCCCTGGCCGGCGGCGATGTCGGCTTTGCCGAGGCCTATATGGACGGTCAGTGGTCCACGCCGAACCTGACCGAAGTGCTCCGCTTCTTCTCGGCCAATTTCGACAATATCGGCAAGCTCGCGGTCGGCGGAGCGCTGGTGCGCTGGATCAACATGGTCCGTCACATGTTCAACCGCAATTCCCGCGAGGGCGCGAAAAAGAACATCATGGCCCATTATGATCTGGGCAATGATTTCTACAGCCTCTGGCTGGACCCCAGCATGACCTATTCCTCGGCCATCTTCGACAATCCGAACATGAGCCTCGAACAGGGCCAGCACAACAAGTACCGGAACATTTGTGACCGGATCAATGCCGGGCCGTCCTCGGAGATCCTCGAGATCGGCTGCGGCTGGGGCGGATTTGCCGAATACGCCGCCAGGCAACGCGGCTCGAAAGTCACCTGTCTGACCATCTCGCCCTCCCAGCGCGACTTCGCCATGCAGCGCATGCAGAAACAGGGCCTCAGCGAGCGCGTCGAGATCCGGCTGGAAGACTATCGCGACCACAAGGGTACCTATGATGGCGTGGCTTCGATCGAGATGTTCGAGGCGGTCGGGGAATCCTACTGGCCGAGCTATTTCGCGAAAATCTTCGAGAGCCTGAAACAGGGCGGCAAGGCTGCGCTCCAGATCATCACGATTGATGACGATCTGTTCCCCAGATACCGCAAGCGCGTCGACTTCATTCAGCGCCACATCTTTCCGGGCGGCATGCTGCCCAGTGAAAAGGCCCTGAAAGGCCAGTTCCAGTCGGCCGGCCTGCGCCATGACGGCGTCACCTATTTCGGCCAGGACTATGCCCGCACCTGCCGCGAATGGGCCCGCGATTTCAACGCCAATTGGGACACGATCTCGAAACTCGATTTCGACGAGCCCTTCCGCCGCATGTGGAATTTCTACCTCTCCTATTGCGAAGCCGGCTTCACCGATGGCCGCATCAATGTCGGCCAGTTCCAGGTTTCAAAGGCCTAG
- a CDS encoding DUF1365 domain-containing protein → MTDPRALPALTLWTGQTVHVRYTPFERRFAYRLVLIDLDIDRLDEAAAGSSLFNVNAPGLFSFRTQDHGPKQAGAPLRPWAEAQLASAGVSLDGGAIRLVTFPRHLFYKFAPLSLWYGYGPEGDLRGIIYEVNNTFGERHCYVAATSAGRSRHSAPKSFHVSPFFDVTGTYRFTLRSPENKLGVVVESLKDGACLHMANITARRLPATPGNLLRLALSNPLSTLGVTVGIHWQALKIWLRGAGYRRKPSPPDSGTTIALPEKIRNSEKRKDAA, encoded by the coding sequence TTGACCGATCCGCGCGCCCTGCCTGCCCTGACGCTGTGGACAGGCCAGACCGTTCATGTGCGCTACACGCCCTTTGAACGCCGGTTCGCCTACAGGCTGGTCCTGATCGATCTGGACATTGACCGCCTCGACGAGGCAGCCGCCGGCTCGTCCCTGTTCAACGTCAACGCCCCGGGTCTGTTCTCCTTCCGCACGCAGGATCACGGACCGAAACAGGCCGGCGCGCCCTTGCGCCCCTGGGCCGAAGCCCAACTCGCCAGCGCCGGTGTCAGCCTGGATGGCGGGGCCATTCGCCTTGTCACCTTCCCGCGCCACCTGTTCTACAAATTCGCGCCACTGTCGCTCTGGTATGGCTACGGGCCGGAGGGGGATCTGCGCGGCATCATCTATGAGGTCAACAACACGTTCGGCGAACGCCATTGCTATGTCGCGGCCACGAGCGCCGGCCGCAGCAGGCACAGCGCGCCGAAATCCTTTCATGTCTCGCCCTTCTTCGACGTCACCGGAACCTATCGTTTCACCCTGCGTTCGCCGGAGAACAAACTGGGAGTGGTCGTGGAAAGCCTGAAGGACGGAGCCTGCCTGCACATGGCCAACATCACGGCGCGGCGCCTGCCCGCAACGCCCGGCAACCTTCTGCGGCTCGCCCTGTCCAATCCGCTTTCGACGCTTGGCGTTACCGTCGGCATTCACTGGCAGGCCCTGAAAATCTGGCTGCGCGGCGCCGGCTATCGGCGCAAGCCGTCGCCACCGGATTCCGGCACAACGATTGCTTTACCTGAAAAGATACGCAATTCTGAAAAGCGGAAGGACGCCGCATGA
- a CDS encoding FAD-dependent oxidoreductase translates to MKKIAVIGSGISGLGAAWALRNSAHVTVFEQAGRAGGHACTHAFDYDGHQTRVDLGFIVYNALNYPNLIGFFEALGVETQASDMSFSVSDPDGWEWASTLNGIFAQRKNLFSPRFHRFWRTILRFNDIAREELAAGRINDTTLGAWLDRHGFDADFRSNYILPMGAAIWSTCEDRMLDYPAISFFQFFDNHRLMHKERPKWRTVSGGSEHYVRRVADALGDRIRLNTGVERLFPFGHQTALVTSDGRREVFDEIILATHSDQALRLTEDNYEDQAFLLRSVRYRPNRIYLHRDPALMPARKAAWASWNVLKQDSGDICLTYWMNRLQGLPDERPLFITLNPDTPPRDDLIFHEYEFDHPQFDAAAEAAVRGLKRIQGRDGLWIAGAWMGRGFHEDGLKSGLSAALSLGGSVPWTPEGVDIVQPMRKLRLVEAVAEVSV, encoded by the coding sequence ATGAAGAAGATCGCTGTCATCGGATCCGGCATCTCGGGGCTCGGCGCCGCTTGGGCGCTGCGCAATTCCGCACACGTAACAGTTTTTGAACAAGCAGGCCGGGCCGGGGGGCACGCATGCACGCATGCGTTCGATTATGACGGTCACCAGACGCGGGTCGATCTCGGCTTCATCGTCTACAATGCACTGAACTATCCGAACCTGATCGGCTTCTTCGAGGCCCTCGGTGTCGAGACCCAGGCCTCGGACATGAGCTTTTCCGTTTCGGATCCGGATGGCTGGGAATGGGCCTCCACCCTGAACGGCATCTTTGCCCAGCGCAAGAACCTGTTCAGCCCGCGCTTCCACCGGTTCTGGCGCACCATCCTGCGCTTCAACGACATTGCCCGGGAGGAACTCGCCGCCGGCCGCATCAATGACACGACGCTTGGCGCCTGGCTCGACCGGCACGGCTTCGACGCGGATTTCCGCAGCAACTACATCCTGCCCATGGGCGCTGCCATCTGGTCGACCTGCGAAGACAGGATGCTGGACTATCCCGCCATCAGCTTCTTCCAGTTCTTCGACAATCACCGCCTGATGCACAAGGAACGCCCGAAATGGCGCACCGTCTCCGGCGGCAGCGAACACTATGTCCGCCGCGTTGCGGACGCGCTCGGCGACCGTATCCGCCTCAATACGGGCGTCGAGCGCCTTTTCCCGTTCGGTCACCAGACCGCGCTGGTCACATCGGATGGCCGCCGGGAAGTCTTTGACGAGATCATCCTCGCCACGCATTCCGACCAGGCCTTGCGCCTGACCGAAGACAATTACGAAGACCAGGCCTTCCTGCTCCGCTCGGTCCGCTACCGTCCGAACCGCATCTATCTCCACCGCGACCCTGCCCTGATGCCGGCCCGCAAGGCCGCCTGGGCCAGCTGGAACGTGCTGAAGCAGGACAGCGGCGACATCTGCCTGACCTACTGGATGAACCGCCTGCAGGGCCTGCCGGACGAGCGCCCGCTGTTCATCACGCTGAACCCGGATACGCCGCCCCGTGACGATCTGATCTTCCATGAGTACGAGTTCGACCATCCCCAGTTCGACGCAGCCGCCGAAGCGGCCGTGCGCGGACTGAAACGCATCCAGGGCCGGGACGGCCTGTGGATCGCAGGCGCATGGATGGGGCGTGGCTTCCATGAAGACGGGCTGAAATCCGGCCTCTCGGCGGCGCTCTCCCTCGGCGGGTCGGTGCCATGGACCCCGGAAGGCGTGGACATTGTCCAGCCAATGCGCAAGCTTCGCCTGGTGGAAGCTGTTGCCGAGGTGTCCGTTTGA